The Pseudomonas iranensis genome includes a window with the following:
- a CDS encoding DUF1780 domain-containing protein, with protein sequence MDDSDYLRLLTIAAEQANAFLSNARKWERERWVCQRLLQGLNIPYRADEFAPAGEPPDVLFRDANFEVFFVLDEGRRLNDEWRDELQRRRSAFSLSQLVRREAKPKRIPANEFLLRLAPTLRKKAHNYKERGMDLGELDIIAFASLKREVLDLNSHFPPPTEYLRQGWRSLSLVGPTFARVLFAHPDAPDFLRSNLGRSIVFDVGISL encoded by the coding sequence ATGGATGATTCAGATTATTTACGCCTGCTGACCATCGCGGCCGAGCAGGCCAACGCGTTCCTGTCCAATGCCCGCAAATGGGAGCGTGAGCGTTGGGTCTGCCAGCGCCTGCTGCAAGGTCTGAACATCCCCTACCGCGCCGACGAATTCGCCCCGGCCGGTGAGCCGCCGGACGTACTGTTCCGCGATGCCAACTTCGAAGTTTTTTTCGTCCTCGATGAAGGCCGCCGTCTCAATGACGAGTGGCGCGACGAATTGCAGCGTCGGCGCAGCGCGTTTTCCCTGAGCCAACTGGTGCGCCGCGAAGCCAAGCCCAAACGCATCCCGGCCAATGAATTTCTCCTGCGTCTGGCGCCAACCCTGCGCAAGAAGGCGCACAACTACAAGGAACGCGGCATGGATCTGGGTGAACTGGACATCATCGCCTTCGCCAGCCTCAAGCGCGAAGTGCTCGATCTCAACAGTCATTTCCCGCCACCGACCGAATATCTGCGTCAGGGCTGGCGCTCGCTGTCGCTGGTCGGCCCGACATTCGCCCGCGTGTTGTTCGCCCACCCCGACGCACCGGACTTTCTGCGCAGCAACCTCGGCCGCAGCATTGTGTTC